In Lates calcarifer isolate ASB-BC8 unplaced genomic scaffold, TLL_Latcal_v3 _unitig_5786_quiver_433, whole genome shotgun sequence, a single genomic region encodes these proteins:
- the zgc:171971 gene encoding DNA-directed RNA polymerase III subunit RPC4 isoform X2, with amino-acid sequence MSETGDAASVPDTSGLSSGVGPGLTAGRGFPGPARSLSSPAPPGRLTSLRTRDLTLGGAFKKPKTFEPNVHAVRKSKDELKEKITVAPKKERRERDERRGARENRGKRRERPQTIQSHSIFEQGPADTVCKTGWRGATDLHESTTSPLCKMVKKERKHSEESEDEILGKLQRDDFIDDPDLRNDAKLKPIQLPLCQSSSFIKSQTLSTTTCPETPPLFIPVDRAGHSRTELPKPEQPSLVDLLQDLSLSGREELFFMQLPDCMPGRASGQKVDPAVAYTTEKSAKKEGKLEDKRPAHLQTQQAVLSQFPEGFLGKLQIRKSGKVELKLGDIVMDVSEGAAFSFLQQLVSVRLSDGRTGDMMVLGNVHHKLVLSPDFQALLSQAATQQQKAP; translated from the exons ATGAGCGAGACGGGAGATGCAGCGAGTGTTCCCGACACCTCCGGCCTCAGCAGCGGGGTCGGGCCGGGTCTCACCGCAGGCAGAGGGTTCCCAGGACCGGCCAGAAGTCTGTCCTCCCCCGCTCCACCTGGTAGACTGACGTCCCTCAGAACCAGAGACTTGACACTGGGGGGAGCCTTCAAAAAACCAAAG ACCTTTGAGCCAAATGTGCACGCTGTGAGGAAAAGCAAagatga GTTAAAGGAAAAGATAACTGTGGCTccaaaaaaggagaggagagagagggatgagaggagaggagcgagggaaaacagagggaagaggagagagaggcctCAGACCATCCAATCTCACTCCATCTTTGAACAGGGTCCCGCTGACACTGTATGCAAAACAG GCTGGCGTGGTGCTACAGACCTGCATGAGTCCACCACCTCTCCTTTATGTAAAATggtgaagaaagagaggaaacattCAGAGGAGAGTGAAGATGAGATATTGGGTAAACTACAAAGGGATGAT TTCATAGATGATCCAGATCTGAGGAACGATGCCAAGCTGAAACCGATCCAGCTGCCTCTCTGTCAGTCCAGCAGCTTCATCAAGAGTCAAACCCTGTCGACCACAACAT GTCCAGAAACCCCTCCTCTGTTCATACCTGTGGACAGAGCAGgtcacagcaggacagagctgccCAAACCAGAGCAGCCGTCTCTGGTAGACCTGCTGCAGGATCTCAGCCTGTCTGGCAGAGAGGAACTCTTCTTCATGCAGTTACCTGACTGTATGCCAGGCAGAGCGTCAGGACAGAAGGTGGACCCTGCTGTTGCATACACAACAGAAAAGTCTGCCAAGAAGGAAGGCAAGCTTGAAGACAAAAGGCCTGCACATCTACAAACACAA CAGGCTGTGCTGTCACAATTCCCAGAGGGATTTCTGGGTAAACTGCAGATCAGGAAGTCAGGAAAGGTGGAGCTGAAGCTGGGTGACATTGTCATGGACGTCTCTGAGGGAGCCGCATTCTCCTTCCTGCAG CAACTGGTGTCTGTGCGTCTGTCTGATGGGCGGACTGGAGACATGATGGTGTTGGGAAATGTCCACCACAAACTGGTCCTATCTCCTGACTTCCAGGCTTTACTGAGTCAAGCtgcaacacagcagcaaaaagcCCCCTGA
- the zgc:171971 gene encoding DNA-directed RNA polymerase III subunit RPC4 isoform X1: MSETGDAASVPDTSGLSSGVGPGLTAGRGFPGPARSLSSPAPPGRLTSLRTRDLTLGGAFKKPKKTFEPNVHAVRKSKDELKEKITVAPKKERRERDERRGARENRGKRRERPQTIQSHSIFEQGPADTVCKTGWRGATDLHESTTSPLCKMVKKERKHSEESEDEILGKLQRDDFIDDPDLRNDAKLKPIQLPLCQSSSFIKSQTLSTTTCPETPPLFIPVDRAGHSRTELPKPEQPSLVDLLQDLSLSGREELFFMQLPDCMPGRASGQKVDPAVAYTTEKSAKKEGKLEDKRPAHLQTQQAVLSQFPEGFLGKLQIRKSGKVELKLGDIVMDVSEGAAFSFLQQLVSVRLSDGRTGDMMVLGNVHHKLVLSPDFQALLSQAATQQQKAP, from the exons ATGAGCGAGACGGGAGATGCAGCGAGTGTTCCCGACACCTCCGGCCTCAGCAGCGGGGTCGGGCCGGGTCTCACCGCAGGCAGAGGGTTCCCAGGACCGGCCAGAAGTCTGTCCTCCCCCGCTCCACCTGGTAGACTGACGTCCCTCAGAACCAGAGACTTGACACTGGGGGGAGCCTTCAAAAAACCAAAG aAGACCTTTGAGCCAAATGTGCACGCTGTGAGGAAAAGCAAagatga GTTAAAGGAAAAGATAACTGTGGCTccaaaaaaggagaggagagagagggatgagaggagaggagcgagggaaaacagagggaagaggagagagaggcctCAGACCATCCAATCTCACTCCATCTTTGAACAGGGTCCCGCTGACACTGTATGCAAAACAG GCTGGCGTGGTGCTACAGACCTGCATGAGTCCACCACCTCTCCTTTATGTAAAATggtgaagaaagagaggaaacattCAGAGGAGAGTGAAGATGAGATATTGGGTAAACTACAAAGGGATGAT TTCATAGATGATCCAGATCTGAGGAACGATGCCAAGCTGAAACCGATCCAGCTGCCTCTCTGTCAGTCCAGCAGCTTCATCAAGAGTCAAACCCTGTCGACCACAACAT GTCCAGAAACCCCTCCTCTGTTCATACCTGTGGACAGAGCAGgtcacagcaggacagagctgccCAAACCAGAGCAGCCGTCTCTGGTAGACCTGCTGCAGGATCTCAGCCTGTCTGGCAGAGAGGAACTCTTCTTCATGCAGTTACCTGACTGTATGCCAGGCAGAGCGTCAGGACAGAAGGTGGACCCTGCTGTTGCATACACAACAGAAAAGTCTGCCAAGAAGGAAGGCAAGCTTGAAGACAAAAGGCCTGCACATCTACAAACACAA CAGGCTGTGCTGTCACAATTCCCAGAGGGATTTCTGGGTAAACTGCAGATCAGGAAGTCAGGAAAGGTGGAGCTGAAGCTGGGTGACATTGTCATGGACGTCTCTGAGGGAGCCGCATTCTCCTTCCTGCAG CAACTGGTGTCTGTGCGTCTGTCTGATGGGCGGACTGGAGACATGATGGTGTTGGGAAATGTCCACCACAAACTGGTCCTATCTCCTGACTTCCAGGCTTTACTGAGTCAAGCtgcaacacagcagcaaaaagcCCCCTGA
- the zgc:171971 gene encoding DNA-directed RNA polymerase III subunit RPC4 isoform X3, translated as MSETGDAASVPDTSGLSSGVGPGLTAGRGFPGPARSLSSPAPPGRLTSLRTRDLTLGGAFKKPKKTFEPNVHAVRKSKDELKEKITVAPKKERRERDERRGARENRGKRRERPQTIQSHSIFEQGPADTVCKTGWRGATDLHESTTSPLCKMVKKERKHSEESEDEILGKLQRDDFIDDPDLRNDAKLKPIQLPLCQSSSFIKSQTLSTTTCPETPPLFIPVDRAGHSRTELPKPEQPSLVDLLQDLSLSGREELFFMQLPDCMPGRASGQKVDPAVAYTTEKSAKKEGKLEDKRPAHLQTQAVLSQFPEGFLGKLQIRKSGKVELKLGDIVMDVSEGAAFSFLQQLVSVRLSDGRTGDMMVLGNVHHKLVLSPDFQALLSQAATQQQKAP; from the exons ATGAGCGAGACGGGAGATGCAGCGAGTGTTCCCGACACCTCCGGCCTCAGCAGCGGGGTCGGGCCGGGTCTCACCGCAGGCAGAGGGTTCCCAGGACCGGCCAGAAGTCTGTCCTCCCCCGCTCCACCTGGTAGACTGACGTCCCTCAGAACCAGAGACTTGACACTGGGGGGAGCCTTCAAAAAACCAAAG aAGACCTTTGAGCCAAATGTGCACGCTGTGAGGAAAAGCAAagatga GTTAAAGGAAAAGATAACTGTGGCTccaaaaaaggagaggagagagagggatgagaggagaggagcgagggaaaacagagggaagaggagagagaggcctCAGACCATCCAATCTCACTCCATCTTTGAACAGGGTCCCGCTGACACTGTATGCAAAACAG GCTGGCGTGGTGCTACAGACCTGCATGAGTCCACCACCTCTCCTTTATGTAAAATggtgaagaaagagaggaaacattCAGAGGAGAGTGAAGATGAGATATTGGGTAAACTACAAAGGGATGAT TTCATAGATGATCCAGATCTGAGGAACGATGCCAAGCTGAAACCGATCCAGCTGCCTCTCTGTCAGTCCAGCAGCTTCATCAAGAGTCAAACCCTGTCGACCACAACAT GTCCAGAAACCCCTCCTCTGTTCATACCTGTGGACAGAGCAGgtcacagcaggacagagctgccCAAACCAGAGCAGCCGTCTCTGGTAGACCTGCTGCAGGATCTCAGCCTGTCTGGCAGAGAGGAACTCTTCTTCATGCAGTTACCTGACTGTATGCCAGGCAGAGCGTCAGGACAGAAGGTGGACCCTGCTGTTGCATACACAACAGAAAAGTCTGCCAAGAAGGAAGGCAAGCTTGAAGACAAAAGGCCTGCACATCTACAAACACAA GCTGTGCTGTCACAATTCCCAGAGGGATTTCTGGGTAAACTGCAGATCAGGAAGTCAGGAAAGGTGGAGCTGAAGCTGGGTGACATTGTCATGGACGTCTCTGAGGGAGCCGCATTCTCCTTCCTGCAG CAACTGGTGTCTGTGCGTCTGTCTGATGGGCGGACTGGAGACATGATGGTGTTGGGAAATGTCCACCACAAACTGGTCCTATCTCCTGACTTCCAGGCTTTACTGAGTCAAGCtgcaacacagcagcaaaaagcCCCCTGA
- the tfam gene encoding LOW QUALITY PROTEIN: transcription factor A, mitochondrial (The sequence of the model RefSeq protein was modified relative to this genomic sequence to represent the inferred CDS: deleted 2 bases in 2 codons): MAPFSLLTASVSLLAKSFSVFSCTSTLARCTSVLPVSYASPVRCLTSQASGPPKRPLNGYMRFVMQQKPVITRQNPEIKAVDIIRKIAQQWRMLSPEQKKPFEEAFLRAREQFKVDLEHYQAQLTPAQVQQQALERRQRMAKRMAIRKKRELTNLGKPKRPRSPFNIFMSEHFEEARGVTTQAKMKSLLNDWQNLFSHQKQVYTQLAEDDKIRYKNEMKSWEDHMVEIGREDLIREQTLSNKKKSAKTAAAKKQTKKATAKAKKGSATGKAKTTRKTTKSSPAKTVRSTHKSKT; encoded by the exons ATGGCTCCGTTCAGCTTATTAACAGCAAGTGTTAGCCTGTTGGCTAAGTCCTTCAGTGTCTTCTCCTGCACAAGCACTCTGGCAAG GTGTACCAGTGTCCTGCCTGTTTCATATGCCAGCCCGGTGAGATGTCTGACGTCTCAGGCCAGCGGCCCCCCAAAG AGGCCTCTGAATGGATACATGAGATTTGTTATGCAACAGAAGCCAGTCATAACCAGACAAAATCCAG aaataaaagcagtggATATCATTAGGAAGATT GCCCAGCAGTGGAGAATGCTGAGCCCTGAACAGAAAAAG CCTTTTGAGGAGGCTTTTCTACGGGCCAGGGAGCAGTTTAAGGTGGATCTCGAGCACTACCAGGCCCAGCTGACCCCAGCACAAGTTCAGCAACAAGCCctggagaggaggcagagaatgGCCAAGAGGATGGCCATCCGCAAGAAGAGG GAGTTAACCAACCTTGGGAAGCCCAAACGTCCTCGCTCTCCCTTCAACATCTTCATGTCGGAGCACTTTGAGGAGGCCAGAGGAGTCACCACACAG GCAAAGATGAAGTCTCTGTTGAACGACTGGCAGAATCTGTTCAGCCACCAGAAACAG GTCTACACACAGCTGGCTGAGGACGACAAAATCCGCTATAAGAACGAGATGAAGTCGTGGGAGGACCACATGGTGGAGATTGGACGAGAAGACCTGATCCGGGAGCAGACCCTGTCTAACAAGAAAAAATCTGCTAAAACTGCAGCGGcgaagaaacaaacaaagaaagctACAGCTAAAGCAAAGAAGGGCAGTGCCACAGGAAAGGCAAAAACAACCAGGAAGACAACGAAAAGTAGCCCAGCAAAAACTGTCAGGAGTACACATAAGAGTAAGACATAA
- the ube2d1b gene encoding ubiquitin-conjugating enzyme E2 D1b isoform X2: MGPGDSPYQGGVFFLTIHFPTDYPFKPPKVAFTTKIYHPNINSNGSICLDILRSQWSPALTVSKVLLSICSLLCDPNPDDPLVPDIAHIYKNDKDRYNKLAKEWTQKYAM; encoded by the exons ATGGGTCCA GGTGATAGTCCCTACCAAGGAGGAGTCTTCTTTCTCACAATCCACTTCCCCACTGACTACCCATTCAAGCCACCAAAG GTAGCATTTACAACAAAGATTTATCACCCAAATATTAACAGCAATGGCAGTATCTGTTTGGACATTCTACGGTCACAGTGGTCTCCAGCACTAACAGTCTCTAAAG ttttattgtccATATGTTCATTGCTTTGTGATCCAAACCCAGATGATCCCTTAGTTCCAGACATAGCGCACATCTACAAGAACGACAAAGACAG ataCAACAAACTAGCAAAAGAATGGACCCAAAAGTACGCCAtgtaa
- the ube2d1b gene encoding ubiquitin-conjugating enzyme E2 D1b isoform X1, with protein MALKRIQKELQDLQRDPPAQCSAGPVGDDLFHWQATIMGPGDSPYQGGVFFLTIHFPTDYPFKPPKVAFTTKIYHPNINSNGSICLDILRSQWSPALTVSKVLLSICSLLCDPNPDDPLVPDIAHIYKNDKDRYNKLAKEWTQKYAM; from the exons ATGGCACTGAAAAGAATACAGAAG GAGCTGCAAGACCTGCAGAGAGACCCTCCAGCACAGTGCTCTGCTGGACCAGTAGGGGATGACT TGTTTCATTGGCAGGCGACTATAATGGGTCCA GGTGATAGTCCCTACCAAGGAGGAGTCTTCTTTCTCACAATCCACTTCCCCACTGACTACCCATTCAAGCCACCAAAG GTAGCATTTACAACAAAGATTTATCACCCAAATATTAACAGCAATGGCAGTATCTGTTTGGACATTCTACGGTCACAGTGGTCTCCAGCACTAACAGTCTCTAAAG ttttattgtccATATGTTCATTGCTTTGTGATCCAAACCCAGATGATCCCTTAGTTCCAGACATAGCGCACATCTACAAGAACGACAAAGACAG ataCAACAAACTAGCAAAAGAATGGACCCAAAAGTACGCCAtgtaa